GAGATCCGCGGCGACAAAATCGCCATGATCTTCCAGGACCCGATGACCAGCCTCAACCCGGTTATTCCCGTCGCCGAGCAGATCGCCGAAATGATCGAACTGCATCAGAACTTGAGCAAAAAAGAGGCGCTCGAGAAAGCCGGCGACATGCTGGAACTGGTGGGAATCCGCCGCGAACGCTGCGGCGACTACCCGCACCAGTTCTCCGGCGGAATGAAACAGCGGGTCGTCATCGCCATCGCCTTGGCGTGCAACCCGGCGCTGCTTATCGCCGACGAACCCACCACCGCCTTGGACGTCACCATTCAGGCTCAGGTGCTGGAACTGATGAAACAGCTGCGGGTCAAGTTCAACACGTCGGTCATCCTCATCACCCACGACCTCGGCATCGTGGCAGAAATGTGCGACAAAGTCGCCATCATGTACGCTGGCCGGGTCGTCGAGTACTCGGACACCCTCTCGCTCTACACCAAGCCGCGGCACCCGTACACCGAAGGGCTCTTCAACTCCATCCCCGACTTGGACGAAGACCAGGACGAACTCAAAGTCATTCACGGACTCATGCCCGACCCGACTGACCTTCCGCCCGGCTGCCCGTTCCACCCCCGGTGCCCCTACGCCGTCGACCAATGCACCAAAATTGAGCCTCAGATGGTAGAAGTCGCTCCGGGCCACTACGCCGCCTGCCCGATTCTCAATCCCACAGCAGGCGTGAAGGGAGAGTGACGGCCATGACGGAAATCATGAAAGAACCAGCAGCCGCTCCCCATACCCCCATGGTGGAAGTCAACCACCTGAAAAAGTACTTCAAGACCAAACGAGGCCTGCTTCACGCCGTAGACGACGTCAGCTTCAG
This is a stretch of genomic DNA from Jonquetella anthropi DSM 22815. It encodes these proteins:
- a CDS encoding ABC transporter ATP-binding protein; translation: MTDLTAKKDATPLLDIRDLTIHYITESGDVHAVEGLNLQLGHGETLGFVGETGAGKTTTALGIMRLLPTPPSKIQSGEIYFDGEDLLKKSEHQMREIRGDKIAMIFQDPMTSLNPVIPVAEQIAEMIELHQNLSKKEALEKAGDMLELVGIRRERCGDYPHQFSGGMKQRVVIAIALACNPALLIADEPTTALDVTIQAQVLELMKQLRVKFNTSVILITHDLGIVAEMCDKVAIMYAGRVVEYSDTLSLYTKPRHPYTEGLFNSIPDLDEDQDELKVIHGLMPDPTDLPPGCPFHPRCPYAVDQCTKIEPQMVEVAPGHYAACPILNPTAGVKGE